A portion of the Rubritalea squalenifaciens DSM 18772 genome contains these proteins:
- a CDS encoding acyl-CoA thioesterase, with protein sequence MPSEMPSFVTHEEVMFFDTDIGGVVHNIAYLRMIETCRTKLATEKMGMDLKAMADTGLFPVVVRTEIDYKFPATLGHKLRIEGRLESLDRAKFFCTFEVYAEGLDRVLIQCRQTLAMVQMPGGRPQRLPADWKEKWGD encoded by the coding sequence ATGCCATCTGAAATGCCTAGTTTCGTGACTCATGAGGAAGTTATGTTTTTCGACACCGATATCGGCGGTGTCGTCCACAACATTGCCTACCTGCGGATGATTGAAACCTGCCGCACTAAGCTCGCTACCGAGAAGATGGGCATGGATCTCAAGGCCATGGCGGATACCGGGCTGTTCCCGGTCGTCGTCCGCACCGAGATCGACTACAAGTTCCCAGCCACGCTCGGCCATAAGCTGCGCATCGAAGGACGGCTCGAATCTCTCGATCGCGCCAAGTTCTTCTGTACCTTTGAAGTTTATGCCGAAGGCTTGGACCGCGTACTAATCCAATGCCGCCAGACCCTCGCCATGGTGCAGATGCCAGGCGGTCGTCCGCAGCGCCTCCCTGCTGATTGGAAGGAGAAGTGGGGAGATTGA
- a CDS encoding trypsin-like peptidase domain-containing protein — protein sequence MKEGYRKLLVLTIVLLSAFLVVTGIRKISNTPGLLDFIKNSVSTDGQSEKATLAKDPPISEDEIPMLQKLNGEYTKLTEAVMPSVVSLNTAGVEGKRVIDRFGRPVVKRSETTSQGSGVIVSYEGHVITNYHVIANKQKIQVITEGNHAYWAEIVGMDPMLDIAVLKINGKGKFKPLKFGDSDEVREGNIVLAFGNPFQIGKSVTNGVISARERSLSDQQGELLQSSAAVNPGYSGGPLVNTKGEIIGINSQIYTTDQENPGFQGISFSIPSNIVKDTFEAIRKRGRPVRGFLGVSMEELTNNKKLELSYGMSHGALIDRVGPDTPAEKAGLQHNDIVLEYNDKEVRDPSHLIGMVQRTKVGEKVPMTIWRDQRKVQITAEIVEYDSILATLSEDLEKIKNPITILKAVGIEVTHLSMEEWRKGYTGVKVQSIIAKSQAEGLLEKGDIITHVDNRSVTQPDIFYRYLLKYAIKRPITLTVTKMNDNNVRKVTIQPLNQR from the coding sequence ATGAAAGAAGGTTACAGGAAACTATTGGTGCTCACCATCGTGCTGCTGAGTGCATTTCTGGTGGTTACTGGAATTCGTAAGATCAGCAATACGCCAGGACTGCTTGATTTCATCAAAAACTCGGTGTCCACGGATGGGCAGAGTGAAAAGGCGACACTGGCTAAGGATCCTCCCATCTCTGAAGATGAGATTCCCATGTTGCAGAAGCTCAACGGGGAATACACCAAACTAACCGAGGCGGTCATGCCCTCGGTAGTCAGCCTGAATACAGCCGGAGTCGAGGGAAAAAGAGTGATCGACCGTTTCGGCCGTCCCGTCGTGAAACGTTCCGAAACCACCAGCCAGGGTTCCGGGGTTATTGTCAGTTACGAGGGGCACGTCATCACCAACTACCACGTCATTGCCAACAAGCAGAAGATCCAGGTCATTACCGAGGGCAACCACGCCTACTGGGCAGAGATCGTCGGCATGGATCCCATGCTGGATATCGCCGTGCTCAAGATCAACGGCAAGGGCAAGTTCAAGCCGCTCAAGTTTGGAGACTCCGATGAGGTGCGTGAGGGCAATATCGTGCTGGCCTTCGGCAACCCCTTTCAGATCGGTAAGTCCGTCACCAATGGCGTGATCTCGGCGCGTGAGCGCTCCTTGTCAGACCAGCAAGGTGAGTTGCTGCAGAGCTCCGCAGCGGTGAATCCGGGCTACTCCGGCGGCCCCCTCGTCAATACCAAGGGAGAGATCATCGGCATCAACTCACAGATCTACACCACGGACCAGGAGAACCCCGGCTTCCAGGGCATCAGTTTCTCGATTCCCTCCAATATCGTCAAAGACACTTTCGAGGCGATTCGCAAGCGCGGGCGGCCCGTACGTGGTTTCCTCGGTGTCTCCATGGAGGAGCTCACCAACAACAAGAAGCTGGAACTTAGCTACGGCATGAGCCATGGCGCTCTGATAGACCGTGTGGGACCGGATACCCCGGCAGAGAAAGCTGGCCTGCAGCACAATGACATCGTGCTGGAGTACAACGACAAGGAGGTCAGAGATCCATCCCACCTGATTGGCATGGTCCAACGCACCAAGGTGGGGGAAAAAGTCCCCATGACCATTTGGCGTGACCAGCGCAAAGTCCAGATCACCGCAGAGATCGTGGAGTACGATAGTATCCTGGCCACCCTATCCGAAGACCTGGAGAAAATCAAAAACCCGATCACCATTCTCAAAGCTGTCGGTATCGAAGTCACCCACCTCAGCATGGAAGAATGGCGCAAAGGGTACACTGGAGTCAAAGTCCAGTCCATCATTGCCAAGAGCCAGGCTGAAGGATTGTTAGAGAAGGGAGATATCATCACCCACGTGGACAACCGATCTGTTACCCAGCCGGATATCTTCTACCGCTACCTGCTTAAATACGCCATCAAGAGACCTATTACTCTAACAGTCACTAAAATGAATGACAACAACGTGCGCAAGGTAACCATCCAACCACTCAATCAACGATAG
- a CDS encoding (d)CMP kinase, with protein sequence MHFLTSLKSESRYLIIGCSGSGKSTLARAIAECMEIPYYDTDSLYWREGWELRSDEDVVQSLPLDSPNWVLDGNFVGMREEVWNRATCIILLDLPPAETIWNTTRRNLGWWIKRTPTWSGNVMPLRIALSGIKHSKQQTKRFAEDFPNYLTEHEDKQIFRIRKRSDLEKFMASLKQ encoded by the coding sequence ATGCACTTTCTAACATCTCTGAAATCTGAATCACGTTACCTAATCATCGGATGTAGTGGTTCAGGTAAATCCACACTGGCGAGAGCCATCGCTGAGTGTATGGAGATACCGTATTACGACACGGATTCTCTCTACTGGAGAGAGGGTTGGGAGCTCAGAAGTGATGAGGATGTGGTGCAATCACTACCACTAGATAGCCCGAACTGGGTGCTCGATGGAAACTTCGTCGGTATGCGTGAAGAGGTCTGGAACAGAGCCACTTGCATCATCTTGCTAGATCTCCCACCGGCTGAGACCATCTGGAATACCACGCGTAGGAATCTGGGCTGGTGGATTAAACGAACGCCTACCTGGTCAGGCAATGTCATGCCCTTGCGCATCGCGCTGTCAGGAATCAAGCACAGTAAGCAACAGACGAAACGCTTCGCTGAAGATTTCCCAAACTACCTAACAGAACACGAAGATAAACAGATTTTTAGGATAAGAAAACGATCAGACCTAGAAAAATTCATGGCGTCACTGAAGCAGTAG
- a CDS encoding FAD-binding oxidoreductase: MSTLYQDLSALLPDGQVSVAEQDLEVHSIDKWHASAPPQVVVFARSTEDVEKVMKYANEHEVPVYTRGAGVGYVGGCVPVQGGIALSVAKMDEILEINTGDGVAVVQPGVITGHVQAAAREKGWYYPPDPASLKECSIGGNIATNAGGPRCLKYGVTKQYILGVTVVTATGEVLKLGGRCHKNKTGFDLTTLMCGSEGMLGVVTEAILRIIPHPETRGMLGASFVDFSAAAAAVQAILDSGVLPSALEITDAFTLAAARDYLGEDALPPGDAYLMVEIDGKVDSVQKELASLQAFLKELGALRINEAPDEAACEEIWQLRRDFSYSLKHTGLTKLNEDVVVPRSKLVDLVNYARKLQEDTGIDVACFGHAGDGNIHTNLMVKDYSDPETKEKADNALDLLFNWVLDHGGAITGEHGVGLAKKRWIGKALGGPVMDAHCAIKAALDPKGILNPGKFLD; the protein is encoded by the coding sequence GTGAGCACACTTTACCAAGATCTTAGCGCACTGCTCCCTGATGGGCAGGTTTCCGTGGCTGAACAGGACCTGGAGGTCCATTCCATCGATAAATGGCATGCCTCGGCACCGCCTCAGGTGGTGGTCTTTGCCCGCAGCACGGAGGATGTGGAGAAGGTGATGAAGTATGCCAACGAGCACGAGGTGCCTGTCTACACCCGTGGTGCTGGCGTAGGCTACGTGGGCGGCTGTGTACCGGTCCAGGGAGGCATCGCCCTCTCCGTGGCCAAGATGGATGAAATTTTAGAGATCAATACTGGCGACGGTGTGGCCGTGGTGCAGCCTGGGGTGATCACGGGTCATGTGCAGGCGGCAGCGCGTGAGAAGGGCTGGTACTACCCGCCAGATCCCGCCTCTCTCAAGGAATGCTCAATCGGCGGGAATATTGCTACCAATGCTGGCGGGCCACGCTGCCTGAAGTACGGCGTGACCAAGCAGTACATTCTCGGCGTGACCGTGGTGACTGCCACAGGCGAGGTGCTCAAGCTCGGTGGGCGCTGCCACAAGAACAAGACCGGCTTCGACCTGACAACGCTCATGTGCGGCTCTGAGGGCATGCTAGGCGTGGTCACTGAAGCAATACTGCGTATCATCCCCCACCCGGAGACCCGCGGCATGCTGGGGGCTTCCTTTGTCGATTTCTCTGCGGCCGCTGCTGCGGTGCAGGCCATCCTGGACAGTGGCGTGCTGCCAAGTGCGCTGGAAATCACCGATGCCTTTACGCTGGCGGCGGCCCGTGACTATCTGGGCGAAGATGCCCTCCCTCCCGGCGATGCCTACCTGATGGTGGAGATTGATGGCAAGGTGGACTCCGTGCAAAAGGAGCTGGCTTCCCTGCAGGCCTTCCTCAAAGAGCTGGGTGCTCTCCGTATCAATGAAGCTCCGGATGAAGCTGCCTGTGAGGAAATCTGGCAGCTGCGCCGTGATTTCTCCTACTCGCTCAAGCACACCGGACTCACCAAGCTGAACGAAGACGTGGTGGTCCCCCGCTCCAAGCTGGTGGATCTGGTCAACTACGCGCGCAAGCTGCAGGAGGATACCGGTATCGACGTGGCCTGCTTCGGCCATGCCGGCGATGGTAACATCCACACCAATCTCATGGTGAAAGACTACAGTGATCCGGAAACCAAGGAGAAGGCGGACAATGCCCTCGACCTGCTCTTCAACTGGGTACTCGACCATGGTGGAGCCATCACTGGAGAACACGGTGTGGGCCTTGCCAAGAAGCGCTGGATTGGCAAAGCACTCGGTGGCCCCGTGATGGATGCACACTGTGCTATCAAAGCCGCGCTCGATCCGAAAGGGATTTTGAATCCGGGAAAGTTTCTAGACTAA
- a CDS encoding zeta toxin family protein encodes MSKVPRIRMFAGPNGSGKSCLKNYVNERWIGVYVNADEIEKELSSDKGLELNRYKIDYSDAEFMQRYSQSTLANKIDLSKVHLKHGVIKVSKQHINSYYASILASVIRDYLLEHKISFSFETVMSHASKVELLLDARKRGYRTYLYYIATASPEINVNRVAIRVSQGGHPVPEDKIISRYHRSINLLKEAMKASDRSFIFDNSGEKEIWIAEGKDGSSLEFREHLVPRWFLDTMGIDIQ; translated from the coding sequence ATGTCAAAGGTGCCCAGAATACGCATGTTTGCTGGACCGAATGGTTCTGGGAAAAGTTGCCTCAAAAATTACGTCAATGAGCGTTGGATCGGTGTTTATGTTAATGCCGATGAAATCGAAAAGGAGCTGAGCTCAGATAAGGGGCTAGAGCTTAATCGGTATAAAATAGATTATTCTGACGCTGAATTTATGCAGCGATACTCGCAAAGCACACTTGCGAATAAAATAGACCTCAGCAAAGTACATTTGAAGCATGGTGTGATCAAAGTGTCTAAACAGCACATAAACTCTTACTATGCTTCGATTTTGGCCAGTGTGATACGAGACTATTTACTGGAACATAAAATTTCTTTCTCTTTTGAGACAGTCATGTCTCATGCATCAAAAGTTGAATTGTTGTTAGATGCTAGGAAGCGCGGTTATCGTACTTATCTGTACTATATAGCCACTGCATCTCCTGAAATTAATGTTAACCGTGTGGCTATTCGAGTTAGTCAAGGTGGTCATCCTGTTCCTGAAGACAAAATCATCTCTAGGTATCATCGTTCTATAAACCTACTCAAAGAGGCGATGAAAGCTTCAGATAGGAGTTTCATTTTCGACAATTCAGGGGAAAAGGAAATTTGGATAGCAGAAGGTAAAGATGGTAGCTCTCTTGAATTCAGAGAGCATCTGGTTCCACGATGGTTCCTGGATACGATGGGTATTGATATCCAATAA
- a CDS encoding class I SAM-dependent methyltransferase — translation MPVKLENVVPFGRTLEEYRRMLSLPEDLSGLRILGCGDGPASFNAEASRCGAEVISIDPLYQFSGEQILERFEASVPLVMDQVRASVERWNWSFHGGPDGLLRQRRKAIEGFLADYAQGKQEGRYLEASLPALDFEDGSFDLCLCSHFLFLYTEAFDEVFHLASLLEMLRLSSEVRVFPLLDLQHQRSRHLEPVIEALREAGYECAVEEVDYELQIGGNEMLRIWQATR, via the coding sequence ATGCCAGTCAAGCTAGAGAATGTCGTGCCCTTTGGGCGTACGCTGGAGGAATACAGGCGGATGCTGAGTCTGCCGGAGGATCTTTCAGGCCTGCGTATCCTGGGCTGTGGTGACGGACCCGCCAGTTTTAATGCCGAGGCCAGCCGCTGCGGCGCCGAGGTCATTTCTATCGATCCGCTGTACCAATTCAGCGGAGAACAGATCCTGGAGCGTTTCGAGGCCAGTGTGCCCCTGGTGATGGATCAGGTGCGTGCGAGCGTGGAGCGCTGGAACTGGAGCTTCCACGGCGGCCCTGACGGCCTGCTGAGGCAGCGGCGCAAGGCGATCGAGGGATTTCTGGCGGACTACGCCCAAGGCAAGCAGGAGGGACGCTATCTGGAGGCCAGCCTGCCCGCGCTGGACTTTGAGGACGGGAGTTTCGATCTCTGCCTCTGCTCGCACTTCCTCTTCCTCTACACGGAGGCCTTTGATGAGGTATTTCACCTGGCTTCCCTGCTGGAGATGCTGCGGTTATCCAGCGAGGTCCGTGTCTTTCCCCTGCTCGACCTCCAGCATCAGCGCTCGAGGCATCTGGAGCCGGTCATCGAAGCACTGCGTGAGGCTGGCTATGAGTGTGCCGTGGAAGAGGTGGACTACGAACTGCAGATCGGCGGCAATGAAATGCTGCGGATCTGGCAAGCAACTCGCTAG
- the ribD gene encoding bifunctional diaminohydroxyphosphoribosylaminopyrimidine deaminase/5-amino-6-(5-phosphoribosylamino)uracil reductase RibD gives MDDQTTSEHTPWMRRALEEAEKGIGLTSPNPCVGSVVVKDGVELGAGWHHRAGQPHAEREALADVLAKHGPEAARGATIYVTLEPCSTTGKTPPCTQGIIDAGITRVVYGAVDPNPDHAGAADLLLQGLGIDVISGIEREACESILRPFAKRVTTGLPWVLAKTAMSLDGRITRPPGEGQWLTGPAARNEVQKIRGEADAIIVGGRTVRIDNPRLTIRGPHFREEKEQPWRVVITQDGKQTLPEDCHLLSDEYAHRTVVYQDKEPEEILRDLAAQGCNCVMLECGGRLMRRFAELDLIDEYAIFYAPIITGGEDFGFGAGGHLPASRQLEEISVKQLEQDVLIRGIAKRKIR, from the coding sequence ATGGACGATCAAACGACGAGCGAGCACACCCCGTGGATGAGACGAGCGCTGGAAGAGGCGGAGAAAGGCATCGGCCTGACCAGCCCGAATCCTTGCGTGGGCTCCGTGGTCGTCAAGGATGGCGTGGAACTGGGGGCCGGATGGCACCACCGGGCGGGACAGCCGCATGCCGAGCGTGAGGCGCTGGCAGACGTGCTCGCCAAGCACGGGCCGGAAGCAGCCCGTGGAGCCACCATCTACGTGACCCTGGAGCCCTGCTCCACCACGGGCAAGACACCGCCCTGCACGCAGGGAATCATCGATGCCGGCATCACCCGCGTGGTCTACGGTGCCGTGGACCCGAATCCTGACCACGCTGGCGCGGCGGACCTGCTGCTGCAGGGTCTGGGTATCGATGTCATCAGCGGGATCGAGAGAGAGGCCTGTGAGAGCATCCTGCGCCCCTTTGCCAAGCGCGTGACGACAGGACTCCCCTGGGTGCTGGCCAAGACGGCGATGAGCCTGGACGGCCGCATTACCCGACCACCTGGCGAGGGCCAGTGGCTGACCGGGCCTGCAGCCCGTAATGAGGTGCAGAAAATCCGCGGCGAGGCTGATGCCATCATCGTAGGCGGCCGCACCGTCCGCATAGACAATCCCCGGCTCACAATCCGTGGACCGCATTTCCGCGAGGAAAAGGAACAGCCGTGGCGCGTGGTCATCACCCAGGACGGCAAGCAGACGCTGCCAGAGGACTGCCACCTACTGAGCGACGAGTACGCCCACCGCACCGTGGTCTATCAGGACAAGGAACCGGAGGAGATCCTGCGTGATCTCGCTGCCCAGGGCTGCAACTGCGTGATGTTAGAGTGTGGCGGCCGCCTGATGCGCCGCTTCGCAGAGCTCGACCTCATCGATGAATACGCCATTTTCTACGCCCCCATCATCACCGGCGGGGAGGACTTCGGCTTCGGCGCCGGAGGCCATCTGCCCGCCAGCCGCCAGCTGGAGGAAATTTCGGTCAAGCAGCTTGAGCAAGACGTGCTCATCCGCGGCATCGCCAAGCGCAAGATCCGCTAA